The stretch of DNA CAATGTCTTGAATCAGAGGGACCCAAAATGCAATATAAACAGCAGCAATGTCCACAAACCCAATCTCCTCTCCTCCGAAAAACTTTCCCTTCAGCTCATCCTCAAGAAACTTCAGTGCCTCATCTGATTCTCTAATATTCTTCTCACGTTCTTTCTCATCATTGGAAAAAACAGATGTCCATGATGCAAGCAAAACCTGATTTTACaaatttaaagtatttattagtCTTTTTTTACCTCTTAATCAGGGGCATCGCTAATAGCCATCATTCATATTAAcatatatttcaattttgtataaataaataaagttatttAAAAGAATTGTTGAAACAATTCAGAGATATACctcaagtatttttttttcgaaaaattattttatgacaTTGTATCAGAAATTTTATAACCAAAAAATCTTATCCttgttattcttattaaaaataaagagaaatgttagAGCCAGCAACTTTGGTATTTTGTAACTATCAATTGGTcatcaatagtatttttaatggtgtgagatcaCATCTAATGGTAAAAAATCACGCACTTTTCTTTTAATAGTTAAGTGCTGAtcaaaaaacataaaagttgCTGCCTCCTAaacttttccaaaaaaaaaaaagtaaaaagcaAATAGAAGAGATAAAAGAAGTCTATgttgaaaacccaaaaaaaaattacgtcAAGAGTATATTAAAAGACATTATCATTTATTTGTAACTTGATCTGAGTTTAAATTTTTGGAAGAGgtaatatcttaaaaaaaactGGTAAATCATAATTGGGGTCAAGGATTGGATCTAAAAGAACCACATTGGAGGGAAACAAATTGGAGATTTGGATTGGAATTACCTTGTCATCTATGAACTTGGCCCAGAAACGAGCCATTGCTCTCTGGTNGTACTCAAGAATCACAAGGGACTCACTTATGGGTCTCTCGTTATGAACAAGCACAGGTACCTTCTTGTGAATTGGATTATATTTTAGGAGCTCTTCACTCTTGTTCTCAAGATCTTGCTCCACAAATTTGTATTCAACTCCCTTCAAATTGAGACCCAGCTGCACCCTGCAAACAAATGTGCTTGCTGCAACCCCCAAGAGCTTCACTTCTTCTCCATTTGCAGCCATTGATTATAGCTAGGTAATATATTCAGAGTTGATGATGTATGTTTGATTGCTAGTAAGGTATTGTGTGTTTTCTTTTATAAAGTGAAGAAAAAATAGTTATAAGGGGAAAATGGAGGATAAAAAAGTAGTGATGACACGTATTACTTTtgatagaatttaaaattcattccgttttatattttaataaactgTTTTACtgttgaaagttgaaacttttaataataattattaattgatgtACAAATTAGATAAAAGATGAATCATGAGaatacttaattattaattcGGTGATAATATATGAAATGATGTAAGAGATTACATCGACCAGAATATGGTACGTAATAATGGAGTTGACTGGTATTTCGGATTAATTATCTTTCAGTga from Arachis duranensis cultivar V14167 chromosome 4, aradu.V14167.gnm2.J7QH, whole genome shotgun sequence encodes:
- the LOC107484630 gene encoding probable glutathione S-transferase, which encodes MAANGEEVKLLGVAASTFVCRVQLGLNLKGVEYKFVEQDLENKSEELLKYNPIHKKVPVLVHNERPISESLVILEYXQRAMARFWAKFIDDKVLLASWTSVFSNDEKEREKNIRESDEALKFLEDELKGKFFGGEEIGFVDIAAVYIAFWVPLIQDIGGLQLLTNEKFPKFYNWSKEFLNHPIVKETMPPRDPLFAFFKARYDNLIASE